In Drosophila miranda strain MSH22 chromosome XR, D.miranda_PacBio2.1, whole genome shotgun sequence, the genomic window CGGCCTCCACCCAAAGCTGACCGAGCAATTGGATTCCGTCATCAATGAGGGCATTCTAGACTCGGTGCTGTCCTTTGTCTGTCCAGTTCCAGTGCCCACGGCGTTAACATCTAGCGGACGAGGGAAGACCAAACAGCAGCTGTTTCCGAAGGAGGTTCTTACACTGCCCACACCGACACCCACCAACACGTCCACACTTCCGATGGGGGCAGCCAAGTCTATGACAGAGATTGCCCATGTGCATTCATCCTTATCGACGACTGCTTCAGCACCGTGCCTGCAGCAGACGGCCACTGATGGATCCCTGCATCCGGAGCCTTCATCCTCCAACAGCATGGTGCGTGCTCTGGTCAAGGAGCCGATTGCCAAGCCTACCGTGAATCCCACGGTCAGGCGCAAGTCCGTGATGCTGCTCAAGGACGGCAAACATTCGAGGCAGGAGAAAAAGGAGTCTGTAGTTCTGAATAGCTATCTAGGAAATCTTTAATCCTTTTCTATTCCTTCAGGCCCGAGGTCGTGATTCATGTCTGCGACGAGGTAAAGAACACCTCCCGAGATTTCACCTGCCCTCAGCATCTGTTGGTCAGCAAGATGGGGTACTTTGCCGATGTGACTGCCGGCCAGCGTCTGGAGGAGATGGACATATCCGTTCACTGCgacattttaatatttgacTGGCTGATGAAGTGGATCAAGCACAGTGCCCAGAGCCAAGACATGCCCGGCCCGGGGCAGAGCAGCGCCGCCGCTTCTGGCCCTCAACTGGATGGAAACAATGTGGTGCCTATTCTGGTCTCGGCCAGCTTTCTGCAAATGGAGCCACTGCTCCTCGAGTGCCTGGCCTTCTGTCATGCCCATCTAAGCGAGGTGGTGCGCACGTCCACTAATCTGTCGTGCCTCAACGATGCCCTGGTCACCCGTCTGGCCGCCATGTTTACGaacctggagctggagatgGTGCGGGACAAGAAGGAGCGCGTAACTCCACGGCTCTGGACCAAACTGATCCAGTCGCTGTGTGAGCCGGATCCAGAGGCCTTGCGTGGCCACTTCTACAGCATGTCGGGCCTCTTCCGCTGTGCTCGCTGCTTCAGTTGCGTGACCAACACCATGAAGTCCTATGTCAGCTGTGTGCCCAGCAACATCCGGCTGAACCGCTGGGGTCAGCTAATGAGCCATCATGTGCGGGATCCCAACTGGGACCTCAACATCTACATCATGCAGCTCTTCAAGGAGCTGAAGTCCTGGCGCAAGGTCTACTGGAAGCTGTGGGGCAGCTGCCACTATCTCTACTGCTGCACCTGCGAGGCGCACTTTCCCGTCTACCAGATGAACTGGTGCCGCTTCCATCCGGGGGCACCCCAATTTCTGGGGCCGGTGGACACTGCTGGACCATCTGGACGCTTCGCCTGCTGTGGTCAGCAAGCCTTTCGCTATGAGACCCTGCCAGGACCCAATGTATGTGGCAGGAAAAGAACTGGATTCTGGTCTAATCTGCTTGTTTGTACTCCTTCTTAGGGCTGCCAGTTCCGGGAGCACAGTGTCCTGGTGGAGACCGATCGTGAGCGTGCCATTCTGGCCATTGCCCAGCTTGTGGGCGAGAACTACGCGCTGTGTGAGATGCCGCCTTTGAGGGTCCAGGAGATGGCCGCCGCCGGCGAGATCAGCCCCGGTTGGCAGGGCATCTCGTTGACGCCACAGCGCTGCCGACAGGGTCTGCTGCCGCAACTCTGCATGGACAGTGTGTTGAAGAAGGGTGGGTGTGGTCCGGCAGCCCGCTGATAACCGCTCTCTCAATCTGTGCTCCACAGTGACCAATCATCGTGTGAGCCGACGGATGCGTCCCTCGCGCTACCAAATGGACACCAGCACCGACTCTGAGACGACATCCACCAGTGAGGAGGACGCTCGCTGTCTGCGCCCCAAGATGCGTAATTTGCATGACGATGAGGACTACAGCTCCAGCAGCGATGGCTGCGAGTCGGAGCATCGTCCACCGCCCAGAAAAGCACGCGGAAAGAAGAAACGCAAGCGGTATATCCAGTATATCTTATTCAGGATAAACCTAATATATGTTTATGTCTTCCCAGTCCCACCGAGGTGTCGGGTCGCTTCTGGTCCGGCGAGCTGTCGGCTCGCAGCAACCAGGATCATCAGCGCGACTTTGAGGAGAAGATCATGAAGCAAGTGGCCACCTATGTGACCAAGAAAACCGGCAACGATCCGTCTCTGGTGCAAAATGCCCAGCCCCTGGGTGGCACCTATGTCCGCCTTGAATGCGAGTGGAAGGAGATGATCAAGCAACGTCACAACAACCACAATGTCCAGGGCGCCAATGCGACTGGTCTGGCCCAGAACAGCGGCAGCAACCTATGCCTGGGCTCGGTCGTTGCTGGCGGTGGGTCCATGGGTTTGGTCATGTCCAAGCAAAAGCACAAGTAGGAATCAGATCATCGGTCTGATCGGGTGGCGTAGAAATCGTTATGCACACATATAAATTTCTTAGCAAAGATCGTAGACAAAATGTTTAGTCACCAATGTTCTAGTAAAATGTTTAGCGCAAATTAAAAATATCAAAATTAAATATTCAAATGGGAAAAGTTAAGTTCATAAGAGTTAAGAGGAGTAGGTAGAATGCGTTTTCTTTTGGAATATGGATAATGCAAAAAAATCAACATTATCATGCAATTCttcattttttgtatttatttatttaacttaACGCAATTTACAAAGACTTGGATTTGTTATACATTTCtaaatttgtttttaaaatCATTTTCTTTTTGgggttaaaaaaaaaatagttgtAGAACAGGCTATTACAATAAATGCGACGGCACATagaacaaaaatatatatagacGGAGGCCCCCCCCTGGTTTCAGGGACTCGCACAGAAATATAACACATGATTTAGAGGATCGCGGGCAGTGCCTAAGGCTCAACCTGTAGCAGGAGACCCGGCGACCAAATGTAAAATACAACGAATCAAAGCACAATCATTTAAATAAGTCATCATGAAATGTTTA contains:
- the LOC108152531 gene encoding uncharacterized protein KIAA1841 homolog isoform X1; the protein is MQKGSSDEAAAGAASAQPEEPPSKQAQKSVDAGAEFQISLNEFLEFLKLSCHVNDMIAKADMAKPHTREPVPPMEGGQGASKRNSKNDEMDFNNLADNHLVNELLGLKRSYRHSNTRDDSRGSVLGEQKSSLRSGHVHKRTDATYHGLHPKLTEQLDSVINEGILDSVLSFVCPVPVPTALTSSGRGKTKQQLFPKEVLTLPTPTPTNTSTLPMGAAKSMTEIAHVHSSLSTTASAPCLQQTATDGSLHPEPSSSNSMVRALVKEPIAKPTVNPTVRRKSVMLLKDGKHSRQEKKEPEVVIHVCDEVKNTSRDFTCPQHLLVSKMGYFADVTAGQRLEEMDISVHCDILIFDWLMKWIKHSAQSQDMPGPGQSSAAASGPQLDGNNVVPILVSASFLQMEPLLLECLAFCHAHLSEVVRTSTNLSCLNDALVTRLAAMFTNLELEMVRDKKERVTPRLWTKLIQSLCEPDPEALRGHFYSMSGLFRCARCFSCVTNTMKSYVSCVPSNIRLNRWGQLMSHHVRDPNWDLNIYIMQLFKELKSWRKVYWKLWGSCHYLYCCTCEAHFPVYQMNWCRFHPGAPQFLGPVDTAGPSGRFACCGQQAFRYETLPGPNGCQFREHSVLVETDRERAILAIAQLVGENYALCEMPPLRVQEMAAAGEISPGWQGISLTPQRCRQGLLPQLCMDSVLKKVTNHRVSRRMRPSRYQMDTSTDSETTSTSEEDARCLRPKMRNLHDDEDYSSSSDGCESEHRPPPRKARGKKKRKRPTEVSGRFWSGELSARSNQDHQRDFEEKIMKQVATYVTKKTGNDPSLVQNAQPLGGTYVRLECEWKEMIKQRHNNHNVQGANATGLAQNSGSNLCLGSVVAGGGSMGLVMSKQKHK
- the LOC108152531 gene encoding uncharacterized protein KIAA1841 homolog isoform X2; translation: MIAKADMAKPHTREPVPPMEGGQGASKRNSKNDEMDFNNLADNHLVNELLGLKRSYRHSNTRDDSRGSVLGEQKSSLRSGHVHKRTDATYHGLHPKLTEQLDSVINEGILDSVLSFVCPVPVPTALTSSGRGKTKQQLFPKEVLTLPTPTPTNTSTLPMGAAKSMTEIAHVHSSLSTTASAPCLQQTATDGSLHPEPSSSNSMVRALVKEPIAKPTVNPTVRRKSVMLLKDGKHSRQEKKEPEVVIHVCDEVKNTSRDFTCPQHLLVSKMGYFADVTAGQRLEEMDISVHCDILIFDWLMKWIKHSAQSQDMPGPGQSSAAASGPQLDGNNVVPILVSASFLQMEPLLLECLAFCHAHLSEVVRTSTNLSCLNDALVTRLAAMFTNLELEMVRDKKERVTPRLWTKLIQSLCEPDPEALRGHFYSMSGLFRCARCFSCVTNTMKSYVSCVPSNIRLNRWGQLMSHHVRDPNWDLNIYIMQLFKELKSWRKVYWKLWGSCHYLYCCTCEAHFPVYQMNWCRFHPGAPQFLGPVDTAGPSGRFACCGQQAFRYETLPGPNGCQFREHSVLVETDRERAILAIAQLVGENYALCEMPPLRVQEMAAAGEISPGWQGISLTPQRCRQGLLPQLCMDMTNHRVSRRMRPSRYQMDTSTDSETTSTSEEDARCLRPKMRNLHDDEDYSSSSDGCESEHRPPPRKARGKKKRKRPTEVSGRFWSGELSARSNQDHQRDFEEKIMKQVATYVTKKTGNDPSLVQNAQPLGGTYVRLECEWKEMIKQRHNNHNVQGANATGLAQNSGSNLCLGSVVAGGGSMGLVMSKQKHK